In Microcella indica, the genomic window GCGCAGCGCGGCGGAAGGTCTCGACCGAGCTCGCGCACTGATCGCTCGTGCGACCGGCGTGCGCCCACCCCAGGTCGTGCTCACCGGCGGCGGCACCGAGGCCGACAACCTCGCCGTGATCGGCTTGACCCTGGGCGCGATCGCGAGCGGCCGAGGTCGACATGTGATTGTGAGCGCCGTCGAGCACGAGGCGGTGCTCGCCGCGGCCGACTACCTGGAGCGCTGGCACGACGTCGAGGTCACGCGCCTGCCCGTCGACAATGCAGGACGAACGGATGCCGCGCTCCTGCGCACCGCCCTCCGAGACGACACCGCCCTCGTGAGCGTGCAGCACGCCAACAACGAGGTCGGCACGGTGCAACCCGTGCGGGCGCTGGGCGAGGAGGCTCATGCGCGTGGCGCGCTCTTCCACGTCGACGCCGTGCAGACCGCGGGGTGGATGTCGCTCGACCTGGCAGAGAGTCCTGAGCTGTCGACGGGAGCGCTCGCGCAGGCTGGCCTGTCGAGCGCTGACGCCGTGAGCATCTCGGCCCACAAGCTCGGCGGGCCCAAGGGCGTCGGCGCGCTCATCCTGCACAGCCGCGCGCGGCTCGAGCCGATCATCCACGGCGGTGGTCAGGAGGGCGACCGTCGCAGCGGCACCGAGAACGTGGCGGGGGCCGTGGGGCTCGCCGTCGCGCTGCAGCTCGCGGGGGAGGAGCGCGAGGCGCATCCCGACCGGTGGAGTGCGGAAGCGCAGCGACGCGACGCGCTCATCGCCGCCGTCGTCGAGGCGGTGCCCGGCGCCCAGCTCACCGGCCACGCGGTCGAGCGGCTGCCCGCACACGCGTCGTTCGTCGTGCCGGGGCTCGGCGGCGAGCCGCTGCTGCAGGCTCTCGACGACCGCGGCATCCTCGCCTCGAGCGGCTCGGCGTGCGCCGCCGGGCGCGACGACCCC contains:
- a CDS encoding cysteine desulfurase family protein produces the protein MSLIDLDQAATGAVRREVLEAMWPYLTGDYGNPSSTHSLGRSAAEGLDRARALIARATGVRPPQVVLTGGGTEADNLAVIGLTLGAIASGRGRHVIVSAVEHEAVLAAADYLERWHDVEVTRLPVDNAGRTDAALLRTALRDDTALVSVQHANNEVGTVQPVRALGEEAHARGALFHVDAVQTAGWMSLDLAESPELSTGALAQAGLSSADAVSISAHKLGGPKGVGALILHSRARLEPIIHGGGQEGDRRSGTENVAGAVGLAVALQLAGEEREAHPDRWSAEAQRRDALIAAVVEAVPGAQLTGHAVERLPAHASFVVPGLGGEPLLQALDDRGILASSGSACAAGRDDPSPVLLAMGYDPDTARTAIRFTWGASTNQESLDAAVRTLAESAAILRGER